Proteins from a genomic interval of Burkholderia cepacia GG4:
- a CDS encoding MFS transporter produces MNSQSLDLGGNAAGPASAPPAAGRAGADPAPLPARGITLGEFMDDLPVGALHRFVVWVIGIGLFFDMYEIFLVSTIGSALQNEYGLSRQSADFKLLLASAFIGMFVGAMCLGSLADRIGRRKAFLMTLVWYSAFSLMGAFSVNADMLVACRFLTGIGVGAIYPVADSFLSEILPKEKRGRLAAWAYTTSYVAVPLVGFLALWLNPLHVAGVAGWRIILAIGSLGAVYVLLVQHRLPESPRWLLAQGRTADAHAAARRFADSAGVRVPEQFAQSAEPQRPLSLGERIALLRRQPYGARYLMLAVFHLFQGFGYYGFGTLAGTVVKSRGFDVTDSTLFIALSFIGYPIGSLLSIPLLNWIERRTLVIVSILSIAAFGLCFAYSGNTMLIVCFGFLTTCASNVFSNAYHVYQAEIFPARVRSTAIGSTYSLSRIVSGALPFMLLPVLAAYGAGAMFGVISIALGIVAVTLRVLGPLTTRRSQDDINPV; encoded by the coding sequence ATGAACAGCCAATCCCTCGACCTCGGCGGCAACGCGGCCGGACCTGCGTCCGCTCCACCGGCCGCGGGCCGGGCCGGTGCCGATCCGGCGCCCCTTCCCGCCCGCGGCATCACGCTCGGCGAATTCATGGACGACCTGCCGGTCGGCGCATTGCACCGGTTCGTCGTCTGGGTGATCGGTATCGGGCTGTTTTTCGACATGTACGAGATCTTCCTCGTCAGCACGATCGGTTCCGCGTTGCAGAACGAATACGGGCTGAGCCGGCAAAGCGCCGATTTCAAGCTGTTGCTCGCTTCCGCGTTCATCGGGATGTTCGTCGGCGCAATGTGTCTCGGCAGCCTCGCGGACCGCATCGGCAGGCGCAAGGCGTTCCTGATGACGCTCGTCTGGTACAGCGCGTTCTCGTTGATGGGCGCGTTCTCGGTGAACGCCGACATGCTGGTCGCATGCCGGTTCCTGACGGGTATCGGCGTCGGCGCGATCTATCCGGTCGCCGACAGCTTCCTGTCGGAAATCCTGCCGAAGGAAAAGCGTGGGCGGCTCGCTGCGTGGGCCTATACGACCTCGTACGTCGCGGTGCCGCTGGTCGGCTTCCTCGCGCTGTGGCTGAATCCGCTGCATGTCGCCGGCGTGGCCGGCTGGCGCATCATCCTCGCGATCGGCAGCCTCGGCGCCGTGTACGTGCTGCTGGTCCAGCACCGCCTGCCGGAAAGCCCGCGCTGGCTGCTCGCGCAAGGCCGCACGGCGGACGCGCATGCCGCGGCGCGGCGCTTCGCGGACAGCGCCGGCGTGCGCGTGCCCGAGCAGTTCGCGCAATCGGCCGAACCGCAGCGGCCGCTGAGCCTCGGCGAGCGCATCGCGCTGCTGCGCCGCCAGCCTTACGGTGCGCGCTACCTGATGCTCGCGGTGTTCCACCTGTTCCAGGGCTTCGGCTATTACGGCTTCGGCACGCTCGCGGGCACGGTCGTCAAGAGCCGCGGTTTTGACGTGACGGACAGCACGCTGTTCATCGCGCTGTCGTTCATCGGCTATCCGATCGGCTCGCTGCTGTCGATCCCGCTGCTGAACTGGATCGAGCGCCGCACGCTGGTGATCGTGTCGATCCTGTCGATCGCCGCGTTCGGGCTGTGCTTCGCGTATTCGGGCAATACGATGCTGATCGTCTGCTTCGGGTTCCTGACGACCTGCGCGTCGAACGTGTTCAGCAACGCGTATCACGTGTACCAGGCCGAGATCTTCCCGGCCCGCGTGCGCTCGACCGCGATCGGCAGCACGTACTCGCTGTCGCGCATCGTCAGCGGCGCGCTGCCGTTCATGCTGCTGCCGGTGCTCGCCGCATACGGCGCGGGCGCGATGTTCGGCGTGATCTCGATCGCGCTCGGCATCGTCGCCGTCACGCTGCGCGTACTCGGGCCGCTGACCACGCGGCGCAGCCAGGACGACATCAATCCGGTCTGA
- a CDS encoding LysR family transcriptional regulator, with protein sequence MVNPLHFDLQSLRVFALVAEHGSLTKAAEHGQLTLSAVSKRIAELESVTGSALFVRHARGVELTPAGRALLDHAAKVIEQVNRMAHEMSDYVAGVRGHIHVWTNTSAIVQFLPADLAAFLTGNPGIKVSLEERLSHEIVDALASGKADLGVFADNVPAPGIERRLYRRDELVLLVPRGHRFAAHDSIRFADTLDEDYVGLSDGSSLLARMTDAAFAAERSLKLRIQVSNFDGVSRMIEAGLGIGVLPRDAVTRERASRLGVVKLDDAWATRTLWVGVKAGSVLTTDIAKLFDFMSAR encoded by the coding sequence ATGGTGAACCCGCTTCATTTCGATCTGCAGTCGCTGCGCGTATTCGCGCTGGTCGCCGAGCACGGCAGCCTGACCAAGGCGGCCGAACACGGCCAGCTCACGTTATCCGCGGTCAGCAAGCGGATCGCCGAACTCGAAAGCGTGACCGGCAGCGCGCTGTTCGTCCGGCATGCACGCGGCGTCGAGCTGACGCCCGCGGGCCGCGCGCTGCTCGACCATGCGGCGAAGGTAATCGAGCAGGTCAACCGGATGGCGCACGAGATGAGCGATTACGTCGCCGGCGTGCGCGGCCACATTCACGTGTGGACCAACACGTCGGCGATCGTCCAGTTCCTGCCGGCCGATCTCGCCGCGTTCCTCACCGGCAACCCGGGCATCAAGGTCAGCCTCGAGGAGCGGCTGAGCCACGAGATCGTCGACGCGCTCGCGTCCGGCAAGGCCGATCTCGGCGTTTTCGCCGACAACGTGCCGGCGCCCGGCATCGAACGCCGGCTGTACCGGCGCGACGAGCTCGTGCTGCTCGTGCCGCGCGGGCATCGCTTCGCCGCGCACGACAGCATCCGCTTCGCGGATACGCTCGATGAGGACTACGTCGGCTTGAGCGACGGCAGTTCGCTGCTCGCGCGCATGACCGACGCCGCGTTCGCGGCCGAGCGGTCGCTGAAGCTGCGCATCCAGGTATCGAATTTCGACGGCGTGAGCCGGATGATCGAGGCCGGGCTCGGGATCGGCGTGCTGCCGCGCGATGCGGTGACCCGCGAGCGCGCGTCGCGGCTCGGCGTCGTGAAGCTCGACGACGCGTGGGCGACGCGCACGCTGTGGGTCGGCGTCAAGGCCGGCTCCGTGCTGACCACCGACATCGCGAAGCTGTTCGATTTCATGTCGGCGCGCTGA
- a CDS encoding alpha/beta hydrolase produces the protein MTILYRGMDRAALDAAYLNTKAIPDFPAVLASCQARSAALYDATPGRRDLRYGAGPAQRFDWLRCGRPDAPLFVFIHGGYWQHCAKEDFAYAAAGPLARGFDVVLAEYTLAPTASMTDIVGEIGALLDHLATDPDGIGTAGRPIHLSGHSAGGHLTAVYRAHPAVVSALAISPLVDLEPISLCVLDDKLKLTAQEIAAYSPLRHIGPGAPTVVAVGAAELPELVRHAHDYADACEAAGERIARTWLPGMQHFTVLDDLATPDSAMLAALQALAAR, from the coding sequence ATGACCATCCTCTATCGCGGCATGGACCGCGCGGCGCTCGACGCCGCCTACCTGAACACGAAAGCCATTCCCGATTTCCCGGCGGTACTGGCGTCCTGCCAGGCGCGCAGCGCGGCGCTTTACGACGCGACGCCGGGCCGCCGCGACCTGCGTTACGGCGCGGGTCCCGCGCAGCGCTTCGACTGGCTGCGGTGCGGCCGGCCCGACGCGCCGCTGTTCGTGTTCATTCACGGCGGCTACTGGCAGCACTGCGCGAAAGAGGATTTCGCATACGCCGCCGCCGGGCCGCTCGCACGCGGCTTCGACGTCGTGCTCGCCGAATACACGCTTGCCCCGACCGCATCGATGACCGACATCGTCGGCGAAATCGGCGCGTTGCTCGACCATCTCGCGACCGACCCGGACGGCATCGGCACCGCAGGCCGGCCGATCCACCTGAGCGGCCACTCCGCGGGCGGCCACCTGACGGCCGTGTATCGCGCGCATCCGGCCGTCGTGTCGGCGCTCGCGATCAGCCCGCTCGTCGATCTCGAACCGATCTCGCTGTGCGTGCTCGACGACAAGCTGAAGCTCACCGCGCAGGAAATCGCCGCCTACAGCCCGCTGCGCCATATCGGGCCCGGTGCCCCGACCGTCGTCGCGGTCGGCGCGGCCGAGTTGCCCGAGCTCGTGCGGCACGCGCACGACTACGCGGATGCGTGCGAAGCAGCCGGCGAACGGATCGCGCGCACCTGGCTGCCCGGCATGCAGCACTTCACGGTGCTCGACGATCTCGCGACACCCGACAGCGCGATGCTCGCCGCATTGCAGGCGCTCGCGGCGCGCTGA
- a CDS encoding VOC family protein — translation MALIDHLDHLVLTCVDPERTKHFYTEVMQMQLETFGAGRLAFRFGNQKINLHVRGAEFEPKAHVPVPGALDLCFIAAVPLDDVIAHLQRVEWPIVEGPVERTGATQKIRSVYVRDPDLNLIEISELI, via the coding sequence ATGGCGTTGATTGACCACCTCGACCATCTCGTGCTGACCTGCGTCGATCCGGAGCGGACGAAGCACTTCTACACGGAAGTGATGCAGATGCAGCTCGAAACCTTCGGCGCGGGCCGGCTCGCGTTCCGCTTCGGCAACCAGAAGATCAACCTGCACGTGCGCGGCGCGGAATTCGAGCCGAAGGCGCACGTGCCGGTGCCCGGCGCGCTCGACCTGTGCTTCATCGCGGCCGTGCCGCTCGACGACGTGATCGCGCATCTGCAACGCGTCGAATGGCCGATCGTCGAAGGGCCCGTCGAGCGCACCGGTGCGACGCAGAAGATCCGGTCGGTGTACGTACGCGATCCGGACCTGAACCTGATCGAGATCTCCGAGTTGATCTGA
- a CDS encoding hydroxymethylglutaryl-CoA lyase, whose protein sequence is MSKQPRRLYIHEVATRDGFQNEAVFVDTDDKIALVDALSACGYAKIEVTSFTSPKAIPALRDAEAVMHGIVRAPGVVYTVLVPNVRGAERALSCGVDEVNLVMSMSESHNRANLRMSREQSFAQLRDVIDAMRGTGVAINVSLSTAMGCPMEGDVRAETVLAWMQRFADLGVRGFTLCDTTGMAYPSQVRALGERARERFGALQLTLHFHNTRGMALANTLAALDAGIDRFDASLGGLGGCPYAPGATGNACTEELVHMLALDGYDTGIDLAAVLAAAARLPALIGHDVPSQILKAGRRSDLHPPPPAAAGDMPAQRAFS, encoded by the coding sequence ATGAGCAAGCAACCCCGACGACTCTACATCCACGAAGTCGCGACGCGCGACGGTTTCCAGAATGAAGCGGTGTTCGTCGACACCGACGACAAGATCGCGCTCGTCGACGCATTGAGCGCATGCGGCTACGCGAAGATCGAGGTCACGTCGTTCACGTCGCCGAAGGCGATCCCCGCGCTACGCGACGCGGAGGCCGTGATGCACGGCATCGTGCGCGCGCCGGGCGTCGTCTATACGGTGCTCGTGCCGAACGTGCGCGGTGCGGAGCGCGCGCTATCGTGCGGCGTCGACGAGGTGAACCTCGTGATGTCGATGAGCGAGAGCCACAACCGTGCGAACCTGCGGATGTCCCGCGAGCAGTCGTTCGCCCAGCTGCGCGACGTGATCGACGCGATGCGCGGCACCGGCGTCGCGATCAACGTGTCGCTGTCGACCGCGATGGGGTGCCCGATGGAGGGCGACGTCCGGGCCGAAACCGTGCTCGCGTGGATGCAGCGCTTCGCGGATCTCGGCGTGCGCGGCTTCACGCTGTGCGACACGACCGGCATGGCGTACCCGTCGCAGGTGCGCGCGCTCGGCGAACGCGCCCGCGAACGCTTCGGCGCGCTGCAGCTCACGCTGCACTTTCACAACACGCGCGGTATGGCGCTCGCGAACACGCTCGCCGCGCTCGATGCCGGCATCGACCGCTTCGACGCATCGCTCGGCGGGCTCGGCGGCTGCCCGTACGCGCCAGGCGCGACCGGCAACGCGTGCACCGAGGAGCTCGTGCACATGCTCGCGCTCGACGGCTACGATACCGGCATCGACCTCGCGGCCGTGCTCGCCGCGGCCGCGCGGCTGCCCGCGCTGATCGGGCATGACGTACCGAGCCAGATCCTGAAGGCCGGGCGCCGCTCGGACCTTCATCCGCCGCCGCCCGCCGCAGCCGGCGACATGCCGGCGCAGCGAGCTTTCTCGTGA
- a CDS encoding CaiB/BaiF CoA transferase family protein: MTRPLDGIRVLELGQLIAGPFAGRMLAEFGADVIKVEPPGVGDPLRKWRLLHDGTSVWWAAQSRNKTSLALDLRTPEGQDVVRRLVAETDVLIENFRPGTLEGWGLGWDALSAINPGLVMLRVSGFGQTGPYRNRPGFGVIAEAMGGLRHLTGEPGRTPVRVGVSLGDSLSALHGVIGILLALRHREQQGGKGQVVDVALYESVFNMMESLLPEYSAFGAVREAAGSSLPGIAPTNAYRCRDGKYALIAGNGDSIFRRLMELIGRPDLGNDPALAHNDGRVAQVARIDAAIGEWSARHDLDDVLAALNEARIPSGRIYDVADIAADPHYRARDMIVDAALPDGTPVLVPGIVPKLGATPGRIERPAPALGADTDAVLESIGIDAATRDDWRARGVI; the protein is encoded by the coding sequence ATGACGAGACCCCTGGACGGCATCCGCGTGCTGGAACTCGGCCAACTGATCGCCGGGCCGTTCGCGGGCCGGATGCTCGCCGAATTCGGCGCGGACGTGATCAAGGTCGAGCCGCCCGGCGTCGGCGACCCGCTGCGCAAATGGCGGCTCCTGCACGACGGCACGTCGGTCTGGTGGGCCGCGCAGTCGCGCAACAAGACCTCGCTCGCGCTCGACCTGCGCACGCCCGAAGGGCAGGACGTCGTGCGCCGCCTGGTCGCCGAGACCGATGTGCTGATCGAGAACTTCCGGCCCGGCACGCTCGAAGGCTGGGGGCTCGGCTGGGACGCGCTGTCCGCGATCAACCCCGGGCTCGTGATGCTGCGCGTGTCGGGCTTCGGCCAGACCGGCCCTTATCGCAACCGGCCCGGCTTCGGCGTGATCGCCGAGGCGATGGGCGGCCTGCGGCACCTGACCGGGGAGCCCGGCCGCACGCCGGTGCGCGTCGGCGTGTCGCTCGGCGATTCGCTGTCGGCGCTGCACGGCGTGATCGGCATCCTGCTCGCGCTGCGCCATCGCGAGCAGCAGGGCGGCAAGGGGCAGGTCGTCGACGTCGCGCTGTACGAATCGGTCTTCAACATGATGGAAAGCCTGCTGCCCGAATACTCGGCGTTCGGCGCGGTGCGCGAGGCGGCCGGCAGCAGCCTGCCCGGCATCGCGCCGACCAACGCGTACCGCTGCCGCGACGGCAAGTACGCGCTGATCGCCGGCAACGGCGACAGCATCTTCCGCCGCCTGATGGAATTGATCGGGCGCCCCGATCTCGGCAACGATCCCGCGCTCGCGCACAACGACGGGCGCGTCGCGCAGGTCGCGCGCATCGACGCGGCGATCGGCGAATGGAGCGCACGGCACGACCTCGACGACGTGCTGGCCGCGCTGAACGAAGCGCGCATCCCGTCCGGGCGCATCTACGACGTCGCGGACATCGCGGCCGATCCGCATTACCGTGCGCGCGACATGATCGTCGACGCCGCGCTGCCCGACGGCACGCCGGTACTCGTGCCCGGCATCGTGCCGAAACTCGGCGCGACGCCGGGGCGCATCGAGCGCCCGGCACCCGCGCTCGGCGCCGATACCGACGCGGTACTCGAATCGATCGGCATCGATGCCGCGACGCGCGACGACTGGCGCGCGCGCGGCGTGATCTGA
- a CDS encoding D-2-hydroxyacid dehydrogenase, whose translation MFSSSSPAKIVFLDRATLSPQTVLKPFPFPHVLQTFERSAAHEVAARIGAADIVVTNKVRLGAAALDGAPHVKMIAIAATGTDIVDLDACAARGIVVSNIRGYAARTVPEHTFALIFALRRSLVAYRDAVRAGRWLDSGQFCFFDHPIRDLAGSTLGIVGDGVLGRAVAGIARALDMRVRFAAHGDARDADHVPLDTLLRDSDVITLHCPLTPATRHLIDATAFARMARRPLLINTSRGGLVDEDALVDALQSGQIAGAGFDVVTQEPLPAVHPFHAILSHPAFILTPHVAWASDEAIQALADQLVDNVAAFARGEPRQVVTAG comes from the coding sequence ATGTTTTCCAGCTCCTCTCCCGCGAAGATCGTGTTTCTCGACCGCGCGACGCTGTCGCCGCAGACCGTGCTGAAGCCGTTCCCGTTTCCGCACGTGCTCCAAACGTTCGAACGGTCGGCCGCGCACGAGGTGGCCGCGCGCATCGGCGCCGCGGACATCGTCGTGACCAACAAGGTCCGGCTCGGCGCGGCGGCGCTCGACGGCGCGCCGCACGTGAAAATGATCGCGATCGCCGCGACCGGTACCGACATCGTCGACCTCGACGCCTGCGCGGCGCGCGGCATCGTCGTCAGCAACATTCGCGGGTATGCGGCGCGCACGGTGCCCGAGCACACGTTCGCGCTGATCTTCGCGCTGCGGCGCAGCCTCGTCGCGTATCGCGACGCGGTGCGCGCGGGACGCTGGCTCGACAGCGGACAGTTCTGCTTCTTCGATCACCCGATCCGCGACCTGGCCGGCTCGACGCTCGGGATCGTCGGCGACGGCGTGCTCGGCCGCGCGGTGGCCGGCATCGCGCGCGCGCTCGACATGCGCGTGCGGTTCGCCGCGCACGGCGACGCCCGGGACGCCGACCATGTGCCGCTCGATACGCTGCTGCGCGACAGCGACGTGATCACGCTGCACTGCCCGCTCACGCCGGCGACGCGGCACCTGATCGATGCGACCGCATTCGCGCGGATGGCGCGCCGGCCGTTGCTGATCAACACCTCACGCGGCGGGCTCGTGGACGAAGACGCGCTGGTCGACGCGCTGCAGTCGGGACAGATCGCGGGCGCGGGTTTCGACGTGGTCACGCAGGAGCCGCTGCCGGCGGTGCATCCGTTCCACGCGATCCTGTCGCATCCGGCGTTCATCCTGACGCCGCATGTCGCGTGGGCGAGCGACGAGGCGATCCAGGCGCTGGCCGACCAGCTCGTCGACAACGTCGCCGCGTTTGCGCGCGGCGAACCGCGGCAGGTCGTGACGGCGGGTTGA
- a CDS encoding DUF4148 domain-containing protein — MKTALSVLVLAAALAAPAVSFAQSAATPVTRAEVVAQLQQLEQAGYKPLKSQYPDDLRAAEARIEQGSGIGADAGASSASGRPALTEPVARTAGRGR; from the coding sequence ATGAAGACCGCCCTTTCCGTGCTCGTTCTTGCCGCCGCGCTGGCGGCCCCTGCCGTGTCGTTCGCGCAATCGGCCGCCACGCCCGTCACGCGCGCCGAAGTCGTCGCACAGTTGCAACAACTCGAACAGGCTGGCTACAAGCCGCTGAAGAGCCAGTATCCGGACGACCTCCGCGCCGCCGAAGCGCGTATCGAACAAGGGTCGGGGATCGGTGCGGATGCCGGCGCGTCGAGCGCGTCGGGTCGCCCGGCGCTGACCGAACCGGTGGCCCGTACGGCCGGTCGCGGGCGCTGA
- a CDS encoding ABC transporter permease, whose amino-acid sequence MATDNHAAPAWPPKHSPPGAQPVNAMKPQKLRGSLAGRAWKALVWGLMAFFLLNVMLLIATVAVNSVATRWFGTPLPQGFTLHWYAKAWEDFQLASVLWVTVEVVGAVVLLSVALGVPAAYALARVQFRGKRFALLVFLLPLMVPPVTYGIPMATVMYKVGLAGTLPGVILANLVPALPFVILVMTPFIEQIDPNLEAAARIFGANTWRYFRYVLLPLLVPGMLAAGLLVLVRTIGMFELTFFTAGPSTQTLVVALYYAVFSTGVRAPQSIDAMAMIYMAITLVWVVIALQFVSPTQLVSRVKQERQ is encoded by the coding sequence ATGGCGACCGACAATCATGCCGCGCCGGCGTGGCCGCCGAAGCACAGCCCGCCCGGCGCACAGCCCGTCAACGCGATGAAGCCGCAAAAGCTGCGCGGCAGCCTCGCCGGCCGAGCATGGAAGGCGCTCGTGTGGGGGCTGATGGCGTTCTTCCTGCTGAACGTGATGCTGCTGATCGCGACCGTCGCGGTGAACTCGGTCGCGACGCGCTGGTTCGGCACGCCGCTGCCGCAGGGCTTCACGCTGCACTGGTACGCAAAGGCGTGGGAAGACTTCCAGCTCGCCAGCGTGCTGTGGGTGACGGTCGAAGTCGTCGGCGCGGTCGTGCTGCTGTCGGTCGCGCTCGGCGTGCCGGCCGCCTATGCGCTCGCGCGCGTGCAGTTCCGCGGCAAGCGCTTCGCGCTGCTGGTGTTCCTGCTGCCGCTGATGGTGCCGCCCGTCACGTACGGGATCCCGATGGCGACCGTGATGTACAAGGTCGGGCTCGCGGGCACGCTGCCCGGCGTGATCCTCGCGAACCTCGTGCCGGCGCTGCCGTTCGTGATCCTCGTGATGACGCCGTTCATCGAGCAGATCGATCCGAATCTCGAGGCCGCCGCGCGCATCTTCGGCGCGAACACGTGGCGCTATTTTCGCTACGTGCTGCTGCCGCTGCTGGTGCCCGGCATGCTCGCGGCGGGGCTGCTCGTGCTGGTGCGCACGATCGGGATGTTCGAGCTGACCTTCTTCACCGCGGGCCCGAGCACGCAGACGCTCGTCGTCGCGCTGTATTACGCGGTGTTCTCGACCGGCGTGCGTGCGCCGCAGTCGATCGACGCGATGGCGATGATCTACATGGCCATCACGCTCGTCTGGGTCGTGATCGCGCTGCAGTTCGTGAGCCCGACGCAGCTCGTCAGCCGCGTGAAGCAGGAGCGGCAGTAG
- a CDS encoding ABC transporter permease — translation MSTLATGSTPRDAKAWLVTPALAFIVALFIYPFAYGLVLSFQPMNGGGALANYVQFFTDTAMWPTVLVTLKLAVPATLINVGISVPVAFALRRNSPYQKFVTTLLVIPVTLGTVLVADGMLTYFGPNGWFPQALQGLHLYTDEVRLTHNYWGVLLSLIVSGFPFAFLLVLSYISGIDPTLARAAATLGANPWQQFRQIYLPLLVPGLTMAACLSFVQAFSVFPSAVLLGAPAGPTRVISIAAAEAAFESYDYSLASAIAIVMGFVQLLVVASMLGARRFFYTGPVTGGKG, via the coding sequence ATGAGCACGCTCGCGACCGGCAGCACGCCGCGCGACGCGAAGGCGTGGCTCGTCACGCCGGCGCTCGCGTTCATCGTCGCGCTGTTCATCTATCCGTTCGCGTACGGCCTCGTGCTGTCGTTCCAGCCGATGAACGGCGGCGGCGCGCTCGCGAACTACGTGCAGTTCTTCACCGATACCGCGATGTGGCCGACCGTGCTCGTCACGCTGAAGCTCGCGGTGCCGGCGACGCTGATCAACGTCGGCATCTCGGTGCCCGTCGCGTTCGCGCTGCGCCGCAACTCGCCGTACCAGAAGTTCGTCACGACGCTGCTCGTGATTCCCGTCACGCTCGGCACGGTGCTCGTGGCCGACGGGATGCTCACGTACTTCGGCCCGAACGGCTGGTTCCCGCAGGCGCTGCAGGGGCTGCACCTGTATACGGACGAAGTGCGCCTCACGCACAACTACTGGGGCGTGCTGCTGTCGCTGATCGTGTCGGGCTTTCCGTTCGCGTTCCTGCTGGTGCTGTCGTACATCAGCGGCATCGACCCGACGCTCGCGCGCGCCGCGGCCACGCTCGGCGCGAACCCGTGGCAGCAGTTCCGGCAGATCTACCTGCCGCTGCTCGTGCCGGGGCTCACGATGGCCGCGTGCCTGTCGTTCGTGCAGGCGTTCTCGGTGTTCCCGTCGGCCGTGCTGCTCGGCGCGCCGGCCGGACCGACGCGCGTGATCTCGATCGCGGCCGCCGAGGCCGCGTTCGAGAGCTACGACTATTCGCTCGCGTCGGCGATCGCGATCGTGATGGGCTTCGTGCAGCTGCTGGTGGTCGCGTCGATGCTCGGCGCGCGCCGCTTCTTCTATACCGGTCCGGTCACGGGAGGCAAGGGCTGA